From the Roseibium salinum genome, one window contains:
- a CDS encoding MSMEG_1061 family FMN-dependent PPOX-type flavoprotein translates to MEQRRFAEVIETRARLREIIKEPSPLVSHKTIDHIDEICRRFIAASPFVVVSARGAGVRTSVSPKGDAPGFVTVLDDKTLAIPERLGNNRVDTFECLLEDPRVGLLFMIPGNGDTLRMSGRAKIVQDAVLQGKLAVKGRPPALVLVVNVEEAFLHCAKSIARSRLWQPEFWPPLDDVPSLAQAMVAHGKLSSSLADVQDIIDNDAQHRLY, encoded by the coding sequence ATGGAACAGCGGCGATTTGCAGAGGTGATTGAGACGCGTGCCCGGTTGCGGGAGATTATCAAGGAGCCCAGCCCGCTCGTAAGTCACAAGACTATCGACCATATCGACGAAATTTGCCGGCGGTTTATCGCTGCAAGTCCATTCGTCGTCGTGTCAGCACGGGGTGCCGGTGTTCGAACAAGTGTTTCGCCCAAGGGGGACGCACCGGGTTTCGTGACGGTTCTTGATGACAAGACGCTAGCGATCCCGGAGCGGCTCGGAAACAACAGGGTCGACACGTTCGAATGTTTGCTAGAGGACCCGCGGGTCGGATTATTGTTCATGATCCCGGGCAATGGTGACACCTTGCGGATGAGCGGTCGCGCCAAAATCGTGCAAGACGCGGTGTTGCAGGGAAAGTTAGCCGTGAAGGGACGGCCTCCTGCACTGGTCCTGGTTGTCAACGTGGAAGAGGCTTTCCTTCATTGCGCGAAGTCCATTGCGCGCAGCAGGTTGTGGCAACCTGAGTTCTGGCCACCGCTCGACGACGTGCCCAGCCTCGCCCAGGCGATGGTCGCTCACGGCAAGCTCTCCAGCTCTTTGGCAGACGTGCAGGACATCATCGACAATGACGCTCAGCACCGCCTTTATTGA
- a CDS encoding class I SAM-dependent methyltransferase encodes MQSVREHYEQFLAKNYTWMVGQSIEDKSEEQLELLKIAGISAPGVAVDLGCGPGYQSLALLDLGARHVHAIDFNQSLLEYLGQQTRGLQVDLHNADIVDFHHILHGPVDTVVCMGDTLTHLASLEDVESLISNIAAMLSTTGRVVISWRDLTRTPSGLDRFIQVRASDDKIMLCFLEDQGDRVLVHDLLHVRTPQGWTLEKSAYPKLKIPVEWLHASLSNAGLEILHSDVHGGMTVTTAGR; translated from the coding sequence ATGCAGTCTGTACGTGAACACTATGAACAGTTTCTGGCCAAGAACTATACCTGGATGGTCGGTCAATCCATAGAAGACAAGAGCGAAGAGCAGCTGGAGCTTCTGAAGATCGCAGGCATTTCGGCTCCGGGTGTTGCTGTGGATCTTGGGTGCGGTCCCGGATATCAGTCTCTCGCACTGCTCGATCTGGGTGCGCGACATGTCCACGCAATCGATTTCAATCAGAGCCTGCTCGAGTACCTGGGCCAGCAGACACGCGGCTTGCAGGTTGATCTTCACAATGCGGATATCGTCGACTTTCACCACATCCTGCACGGCCCGGTCGATACCGTCGTGTGCATGGGTGACACCCTGACGCATTTGGCGTCCTTGGAGGACGTCGAGTCACTGATTTCCAATATCGCCGCGATGCTATCGACTACCGGCCGAGTGGTCATCTCCTGGCGCGACCTGACGAGAACACCATCCGGCCTGGATCGTTTTATCCAGGTTCGCGCGTCGGACGACAAGATAATGCTCTGCTTCCTGGAAGACCAGGGAGACCGCGTTCTGGTGCACGATTTGCTGCACGTCAGGACACCTCAAGGCTGGACCCTTGAAAAGAGTGCGTACCCCAAACTGAAAATCCCGGTTGAGTGGCTTCATGCGAGCCTGTCAAATGCGGGGCTGGAAATCCTCCATAGCGATGTGCATGGGGGCATGACAGTCACCACAGCAGGACGGTGA
- a CDS encoding peptidoglycan -binding protein, translating into MAAGYRGRRRAQSTDYWPGFVDAMATLLLVIIFLLSIFMIAQFFLSQQLSGRDTVLNRLNAQINELTQLLALERASSTDLEDTIQGLRASLSDAQDEQARLQGLLESSSGEADAAGGKAARLENLLDDERQVSQAALAQVELLNQQISALRRQIAAANAALDAAEAKESESQAKIASLGRRLNAALVQRVQELSRYRSDFFGRLREILSQRSDISVVGDRFVFQSEVLFDSGSEDINPAGQQELEKLAEAIQELSLQIPDEINWVLRVDGHTDARPLSGAGRLRNNWELSAARAISVVRYLIQQGVDPKRLVAAGFGEHQPLAEGDSPEALAKNRRIELKLTER; encoded by the coding sequence ATGGCGGCAGGATACCGCGGCCGCCGCCGCGCCCAGTCAACGGACTACTGGCCCGGCTTCGTCGACGCCATGGCGACGCTTCTGCTCGTCATCATTTTCCTGCTGTCGATCTTCATGATCGCCCAGTTCTTCCTGTCGCAGCAGCTTTCCGGCCGCGACACGGTGCTCAACAGGCTGAACGCCCAGATCAACGAACTGACCCAGTTGCTGGCCCTGGAACGGGCAAGTTCCACCGACCTGGAGGATACCATTCAGGGCCTGCGCGCGAGCCTGAGCGACGCGCAAGACGAACAGGCCCGCCTGCAGGGTTTGCTTGAAAGCAGCTCCGGCGAAGCCGATGCCGCCGGCGGCAAGGCGGCCCGGCTGGAGAACCTACTGGACGACGAACGCCAGGTCAGCCAGGCGGCGCTTGCTCAGGTCGAACTGCTCAACCAGCAGATTTCCGCGCTCCGCCGCCAGATCGCCGCCGCCAACGCGGCGCTCGACGCCGCCGAGGCGAAAGAATCCGAAAGCCAGGCAAAGATCGCCAGCCTCGGCCGCCGCCTCAACGCCGCGCTGGTCCAGCGCGTTCAGGAACTCTCCCGCTACCGCTCCGACTTCTTCGGCCGGCTGCGCGAAATCCTGTCGCAGCGCTCCGACATCTCTGTGGTCGGCGACCGCTTCGTCTTTCAGTCCGAAGTGCTGTTCGATTCCGGCTCCGAAGACATCAACCCGGCCGGCCAGCAGGAGCTCGAAAAGCTCGCCGAGGCCATCCAGGAACTGAGCCTGCAGATCCCCGACGAGATCAACTGGGTGCTGCGCGTCGACGGCCACACCGACGCCCGCCCGCTCTCCGGCGCGGGCCGCCTGCGCAACAACTGGGAACTCTCCGCCGCCCGCGCGATCTCCGTCGTGCGCTACCTCATCCAACAGGGCGTCGACCCGAAACGCCTCGTCGCCGCCGGCTTCGGCGAACACCAGCCGCTGGCGGAAGGCGACTCGCCGGAAGCACTGGCGAAGAACCGGCGGATCGAGTTGAAGCTGACGGAGCGGTGA
- a CDS encoding flagellar motor protein MotA: protein MAREFDPYSLSSPRAYLTFMIIFLVIVAFIAFILFPQISTAFMSNPGLNGLIVFVGVFGVLLLFGRVIRLFPEISWVNSFRMGDPALDTRSPVLLSPMASLLANKAGDMALTPTTARSILDSIGMRLEESREISRYLTGLLVFLGLLGTFWGLLQTVSSVGATIQSLDVGAGDANVIFEDLKAGLEAPLSGMGTAFSSSLFGLTGSLVLGFLDLQAGQAQNRFYTELEDWLSTVTDIEPEEGVFTSSVSPGVEQIQASITALQKSLEEGGSRNANQAMANLAEGIQGLVKHVRSEQQMMRDWAESQGEQQKRIEGLLSSIAAAFDRAKE, encoded by the coding sequence ATGGCCCGTGAATTTGACCCCTACAGTCTGTCCAGCCCGAGGGCGTATCTGACCTTCATGATCATCTTCCTGGTGATCGTCGCCTTCATCGCCTTCATCTTGTTCCCGCAGATTTCTACAGCGTTCATGAGCAACCCGGGCCTCAACGGCCTGATCGTATTTGTCGGCGTTTTCGGGGTTCTCCTGCTGTTCGGCAGGGTAATCCGGCTGTTTCCGGAAATCTCCTGGGTCAACAGTTTCCGGATGGGTGACCCGGCCCTGGACACGCGCTCGCCCGTCCTGCTCTCTCCGATGGCCTCACTCCTGGCCAACAAGGCCGGCGACATGGCGCTTACGCCGACCACCGCGCGTTCGATTCTCGATTCCATCGGCATGCGCCTGGAGGAATCACGCGAGATTTCGCGCTACCTGACGGGCCTGCTGGTGTTCCTCGGTCTGCTCGGCACCTTCTGGGGCCTGCTTCAGACCGTCAGCTCCGTCGGCGCCACCATCCAGTCCCTCGACGTCGGCGCGGGCGATGCGAATGTGATCTTCGAGGATCTCAAGGCCGGGCTGGAGGCGCCGCTGTCCGGCATGGGCACCGCCTTCTCGTCCTCGCTCTTCGGCCTCACCGGATCCCTGGTTCTCGGCTTCCTCGACCTGCAGGCCGGCCAGGCGCAGAACCGCTTTTATACCGAACTGGAAGACTGGCTCTCCACCGTCACCGATATCGAACCGGAAGAAGGCGTCTTCACCTCCTCGGTCTCCCCCGGCGTCGAACAGATCCAGGCCTCGATCACCGCCCTGCAGAAGAGCCTCGAGGAAGGCGGCAGCCGCAACGCCAACCAGGCCATGGCCAACCTTGCCGAGGGCATTCAGGGCCTGGTCAAGCATGTGCGTTCCGAGCAGCAGATGATGCGCGACTGGGCCGAGTCCCAGGGCGAGCAGCAGAAACGGATCGAGGGGCTTCTGTCCTCCATCGCCGCGGCCTTCGACCGCGCAAAGGAGTAG
- a CDS encoding inositol monophosphatase family protein — translation MARTALLNVMVQAAIKAGRSLVRDFGEVENLQVSRKGPGDFVSAADRRAEEIVRSELTRARPTYGLVMEESGEVEGSDGQHRWHIDPLDGTTNFLHGIPLFATSIALERAGEIVAGVVYNPVMDELYTAERGRGAYLNDRRLRVAGRTDLTDMVFATGLPFIGKGDHGRTLRELRFIMPEVAGVRRMGAAALDLAWTASGRVDGFWERNLNSWDIAAGILLVREAGGFVSDMAGRNKMMESGDVVVGNEFAHKYLLRLLKQAEAPADGTQEVATDTSAS, via the coding sequence ATGGCCCGCACAGCTCTCCTCAACGTGATGGTTCAAGCCGCAATCAAGGCCGGACGTTCTCTGGTGCGCGATTTCGGTGAAGTGGAAAACCTGCAGGTGTCCCGCAAGGGACCCGGCGATTTCGTTTCGGCCGCCGATCGCCGCGCCGAGGAAATCGTGCGCAGCGAGCTGACCAGAGCCCGCCCGACCTACGGTCTGGTCATGGAGGAAAGCGGCGAGGTCGAAGGCTCCGACGGCCAGCACCGCTGGCATATCGACCCGCTCGACGGCACCACCAATTTCCTCCACGGCATCCCGCTCTTCGCAACCTCCATCGCGCTCGAACGGGCCGGGGAGATCGTTGCCGGCGTCGTCTACAACCCGGTGATGGACGAGCTCTACACCGCCGAACGCGGCCGGGGCGCATATCTCAACGACCGGCGCCTGCGGGTGGCCGGGCGCACCGACCTGACGGACATGGTGTTCGCCACCGGGCTTCCGTTCATCGGCAAGGGTGACCACGGACGGACCTTGCGCGAACTTCGCTTCATCATGCCCGAAGTCGCCGGCGTCCGGCGCATGGGCGCCGCCGCCCTCGATCTCGCCTGGACCGCCTCGGGGCGGGTGGACGGGTTCTGGGAGCGCAACCTGAACTCCTGGGACATTGCCGCCGGTATCCTTCTGGTGCGCGAAGCCGGCGGCTTCGTCAGCGACATGGCTGGCAGGAACAAGATGATGGAAAGCGGAGACGTGGTCGTCGGCAATGAATTTGCCCACAAGTACCTGCTCCGTCTCCTGAAACAGGCCGAGGCACCGGCAGACGGCACTCAGGAAGTCGCCACGGACACATCCGCGTCCTGA
- the efp gene encoding elongation factor P: MKINGNEIKPGNVLQHQETLWAVVKVQHVKPGKGGAFAQVEMKNLIDGRKLNERFRSEDKVERVRLEQKDFQYLYTQEDMLIFMDTETYEQLELQMDFVGDRAAFLQDGMMVTVEMHEERPIGITLPQHVTLEISEADAVVKGQTQSSSYKPALMENGVRVMVPPFITAGEKIIVDTGTLEYVRRAD, translated from the coding sequence ATGAAGATCAACGGAAACGAAATAAAACCCGGTAACGTGCTGCAGCATCAGGAAACGCTGTGGGCCGTCGTCAAGGTCCAGCACGTGAAGCCGGGCAAAGGCGGCGCCTTTGCTCAGGTCGAAATGAAGAACCTGATCGACGGCCGCAAGCTCAACGAGCGTTTCCGCTCCGAAGACAAGGTCGAGCGCGTCCGCCTGGAGCAGAAGGACTTCCAGTACCTTTACACCCAGGAAGACATGCTGATCTTCATGGATACGGAAACCTACGAGCAGCTGGAACTGCAGATGGATTTCGTCGGCGACCGTGCCGCCTTCCTTCAGGACGGCATGATGGTGACCGTGGAAATGCACGAAGAGCGCCCGATCGGCATCACCCTGCCCCAGCATGTGACGCTGGAAATCAGTGAAGCCGATGCCGTGGTGAAGGGACAGACCCAGTCCTCCTCCTACAAGCCCGCGCTCATGGAAAACGGCGTGCGTGTCATGGTGCCGCCGTTCATCACCGCCGGCGAGAAGATCATCGTGGACACCGGCACGCTGGAATATGTCCGCCGCGCCGACTGA
- a CDS encoding tetratricopeptide repeat protein — MAKEMSWLCRNSRTALLLAAALLIALPGPGLLAQESGGTDATPDTAAEDGAPQAAPPEGDAAEVVPPQVNPPAAVAPGQQSVLVDVTTNSKTLLSIVDVGPPKLEEGEQATADTAYSAFQRGWFLTALGLATPLAEAGNKAAQALLGVLHEAGLGIKQDKAKAADWYALAAKAGDAGSAMQLAQFHLLGTGVEKDKEKAADLFEQAADAGNASALYNLALLYQEGEGRPYDEEKARELLEKAAKLNDPEAQYALGLSYLESRSGLNDPGQGAFWLGRAARRGHKSAQVYYGILRFQGKGVEPNEAEAADWFERAATSGNPVAMNRLARIYAYGRGREQDYAAAAGWHLIARTLGVNDLELDRIVESLDEETMGEARKLAEQYSATLMAPSEDPARESP, encoded by the coding sequence ATGGCGAAGGAAATGAGTTGGCTTTGCCGGAACAGCCGGACCGCGCTCCTCCTGGCCGCCGCACTGCTGATCGCCCTGCCCGGCCCCGGCCTGCTGGCGCAGGAGAGCGGCGGAACGGACGCCACGCCGGACACGGCGGCGGAAGACGGCGCACCGCAAGCAGCCCCGCCTGAAGGCGACGCGGCCGAAGTTGTCCCGCCGCAAGTCAACCCGCCGGCAGCCGTTGCCCCCGGCCAGCAGTCCGTGCTGGTCGATGTCACGACCAACAGCAAGACCCTTTTGAGCATCGTCGATGTCGGCCCGCCGAAACTCGAGGAAGGTGAGCAGGCGACGGCGGACACCGCCTACTCCGCATTCCAGCGCGGCTGGTTCCTGACCGCCCTGGGCCTGGCCACGCCGCTGGCCGAGGCAGGCAACAAGGCGGCTCAGGCGCTGCTCGGCGTGTTGCACGAGGCCGGTCTCGGCATCAAGCAGGACAAGGCCAAGGCAGCCGACTGGTACGCCCTCGCGGCCAAGGCCGGCGATGCCGGGTCGGCCATGCAGCTTGCCCAGTTCCACCTGCTCGGCACCGGCGTGGAAAAGGACAAGGAGAAGGCCGCCGATCTCTTCGAGCAGGCCGCCGACGCGGGCAATGCCTCCGCGCTCTACAATCTCGCCCTGCTTTACCAGGAAGGCGAAGGCCGGCCCTATGACGAGGAAAAGGCGCGCGAACTCCTGGAAAAGGCCGCCAAACTCAACGATCCGGAAGCACAATATGCCCTCGGCCTGTCCTATCTGGAATCGCGGAGCGGCCTGAACGACCCCGGCCAGGGCGCCTTCTGGCTGGGCCGGGCCGCACGGCGCGGCCACAAGTCCGCGCAGGTCTATTACGGCATCCTCCGCTTCCAGGGCAAAGGGGTCGAACCCAACGAGGCGGAAGCCGCCGACTGGTTCGAGCGCGCCGCGACCTCCGGCAACCCGGTCGCCATGAACCGGCTGGCGCGGATCTATGCCTACGGCCGCGGCCGGGAACAGGATTATGCGGCCGCCGCCGGCTGGCACCTGATCGCCCGCACGCTCGGCGTCAACGATCTGGAACTCGACCGGATCGTGGAATCCCTCGATGAGGAAACCATGGGCGAAGCCCGCAAACTGGCGGAGCAGTATTCGGCGACGCTGATGGCGCCCTCCGAGGATCCGGCCAGGGAATCTCCGTAA
- a CDS encoding thiamine phosphate synthase: protein MNRPRIFLITPPEFDAADLGGKLKQAFSGGDIACVMIYMPGAGTKDIQAAATTLVPVIQEGGAAAIVYQDTQAAGRSGADGVHVDTSLDDLKLAVESFQPEKIVGTGGTKLKHDAMEWAETGVDYIFFGKLDLEEEENAHPRTLSSAEWWAELFQTPCVALAGNSIDTLGDVAATGADFVALKDAVWQSGADISTVISEANRILEAHPFVDTD from the coding sequence GTGAACCGCCCGCGCATTTTTCTGATAACGCCACCGGAATTCGATGCCGCTGACCTGGGCGGAAAGCTCAAGCAGGCCTTCTCCGGCGGCGACATCGCGTGCGTGATGATCTACATGCCCGGCGCAGGCACCAAGGACATCCAGGCGGCAGCGACAACGCTGGTGCCGGTCATCCAGGAAGGCGGCGCGGCGGCGATCGTCTACCAGGACACCCAGGCCGCGGGCAGAAGCGGCGCGGACGGCGTTCATGTCGACACTTCCCTGGACGACCTGAAGCTGGCGGTGGAAAGCTTCCAGCCCGAGAAGATCGTCGGCACGGGCGGCACCAAGCTCAAGCACGACGCCATGGAATGGGCGGAAACCGGTGTCGATTATATCTTCTTCGGCAAGCTGGACCTCGAAGAAGAGGAAAACGCCCACCCCAGAACGCTTTCGAGTGCCGAGTGGTGGGCGGAACTCTTCCAGACACCCTGCGTCGCCCTTGCCGGAAACTCGATCGATACCCTTGGGGATGTGGCGGCAACGGGAGCGGATTTCGTGGCGCTGAAGGATGCCGTCTGGCAATCCGGCGCGGATATCTCAACAGTGATTTCGGAGGCTAACCGGATTCTGGAGGCCCATCCGTTTGTTGACACCGACTAG
- the fba gene encoding class II fructose-bisphosphate aldolase (catalyzes the reversible aldol condensation of dihydroxyacetonephosphate and glyceraldehyde 3-phosphate in the Calvin cycle, glycolysis, and/or gluconeogenesis), with product MARITLRQLLDHAAEHDYGVPAFNINNMEQALAIMAAADQTDSPVIIQASRGARAYAHDVMLKHMMDAVSEIYPHIPVCVHLDHGNNPQTCMTAIQSGFTSVMMDGSLLADGKTPADWDYNVDVTKTVTDMAHLGGISVEGELGVLGSLETGMGDKEDGHGAEGKLSHDQLLTNPDEAVKFVAETKVDALAIAMGTSHGAYKFTRQPDGEILAMHVIEEIHRRLPDTHLVMHGSSSVPQDLQDIINRYGGEMPQTWGVPVEEIQRGIKNGVRKVNIDTDNRMAMTGQIRKVLSENPGEFDPRKYLKPAREAMQKLCAERLEAFNTAGQAAKIKKIIPLSDMAKRYQDGSLDPKIK from the coding sequence ATGGCACGTATTACCCTTCGCCAGCTTCTCGACCACGCCGCCGAACACGATTACGGCGTTCCGGCATTCAACATCAACAACATGGAGCAGGCGCTGGCGATCATGGCAGCGGCCGACCAGACCGACTCCCCGGTGATCATCCAGGCCTCCCGCGGCGCCCGCGCCTATGCCCATGACGTGATGCTGAAACACATGATGGATGCGGTGTCCGAGATCTATCCGCATATCCCGGTCTGCGTTCACCTGGACCACGGCAACAACCCGCAGACCTGCATGACCGCCATCCAGTCCGGCTTCACCTCGGTCATGATGGACGGCTCGCTGCTGGCGGACGGCAAGACACCGGCCGATTGGGACTACAATGTCGACGTCACCAAGACCGTGACCGACATGGCCCATCTCGGCGGCATCTCCGTTGAAGGCGAACTCGGCGTGCTCGGCTCCCTGGAAACCGGCATGGGCGACAAGGAAGACGGCCACGGCGCGGAAGGAAAGCTCAGCCATGATCAGCTGCTGACCAACCCGGACGAGGCGGTGAAGTTCGTCGCGGAAACCAAGGTCGACGCGCTTGCCATCGCCATGGGCACCAGCCACGGCGCCTACAAGTTCACCCGCCAGCCGGACGGCGAAATTCTCGCCATGCACGTGATCGAGGAAATCCACCGCCGCCTGCCGGACACTCATCTGGTGATGCACGGCTCCTCCTCCGTGCCCCAGGACCTTCAGGACATCATCAACCGGTATGGCGGGGAAATGCCCCAGACCTGGGGCGTGCCGGTGGAGGAAATCCAGCGCGGCATCAAGAACGGCGTGCGCAAGGTCAATATCGACACCGACAACCGCATGGCCATGACCGGCCAGATCCGCAAGGTCCTGAGCGAGAATCCGGGCGAATTCGACCCGCGCAAATACCTGAAACCGGCCCGCGAAGCCATGCAGAAACTCTGCGCCGAGCGGCTGGAAGCGTTCAACACCGCGGGCCAGGCCGCGAAGATCAAGAAGATCATCCCCCTGAGCGACATGGCCAAGCGCTACCAGGACGGCAGCCTGGATCCGAAAATCAAGTAA
- a CDS encoding VOC family protein produces the protein MHRCFTNILTEEVAVTAAFYEKLLGLQRQFTSDWFISLVDPDNPGHELGILNQTSEIVPARAQRAPAGVILTFVVADCDTVYEQAVTMNANIVEAPREMPYGQRRMILRDPAGTFIDISSPIG, from the coding sequence ATGCACCGCTGTTTCACCAACATCCTGACGGAAGAGGTCGCCGTGACGGCGGCCTTCTACGAAAAGCTGCTGGGATTGCAGCGGCAGTTCACTTCGGACTGGTTCATCAGCCTGGTCGATCCCGACAATCCCGGCCACGAGCTCGGCATCCTCAACCAGACCAGCGAGATCGTTCCGGCCCGGGCGCAGCGTGCCCCGGCCGGGGTGATCCTGACTTTCGTCGTGGCGGACTGCGACACCGTCTATGAGCAGGCGGTGACCATGAACGCCAATATCGTCGAGGCGCCGCGTGAAATGCCCTACGGCCAGCGGCGGATGATCCTGCGGGATCCCGCCGGCACCTTCATCGATATCAGTTCTCCGATTGGCTGA
- a CDS encoding phosphoglycerate kinase, which yields MAFKTLDDLTDIAGKRVLVRVDLNVPMDGGNVSDATRIERVLPTIRELFDKKAKVILLAHFGRPKGERVPEMSLAPVAPAVSSLLGRPVAFAGDCIGQAASGAVAAMAEGDVLLLENTRYHKGEEKNDPDFARALAENGDIYVNDAFSAAHRAHGSTEGIARLLPAYAGRTMQAELEALVSALGQPVRPVLAVVGGAKVSSKIDLLENLVSRVDMLVIGGGMANTFLAAKGIDVGKSLCEHDLADTVNKIMAAAEKSGCEIVLPEDAVVAREFKAGAANETVALDAIPADAMILDVGAASIEAVKARIDTARTLVWNGPLGAFEIEPFDRATVAAAKHAAENTRAGKLNSVAGGGDTVAALNHAGAADDFSYVSTAGGAFLEWLEGKDLPGVTALGA from the coding sequence ATGGCTTTCAAGACTCTCGACGACCTCACCGACATTGCCGGCAAACGGGTTCTGGTCCGCGTTGACCTGAACGTCCCGATGGACGGCGGCAACGTGTCCGACGCCACGCGCATCGAGCGGGTTCTGCCGACCATCCGCGAGCTTTTCGACAAGAAGGCGAAGGTCATCCTGCTCGCCCATTTCGGCCGCCCGAAAGGCGAGCGCGTGCCGGAAATGTCGCTTGCCCCGGTCGCGCCGGCGGTCAGTTCCCTGCTCGGCCGGCCGGTTGCCTTTGCCGGCGACTGCATCGGCCAGGCCGCTTCCGGCGCCGTTGCGGCCATGGCGGAGGGCGACGTTCTGCTGCTTGAGAACACCCGTTATCACAAGGGTGAGGAAAAGAACGATCCGGACTTTGCCAGGGCGCTGGCCGAAAACGGCGACATCTACGTGAATGACGCCTTCTCCGCCGCCCACCGCGCGCATGGCTCCACCGAAGGCATCGCCAGACTTCTTCCGGCCTATGCCGGCCGGACCATGCAGGCCGAACTGGAAGCGCTCGTCTCCGCCCTCGGACAGCCGGTCCGTCCGGTTCTCGCCGTGGTCGGCGGCGCCAAGGTCTCGTCCAAGATCGACCTCCTGGAAAATCTCGTGTCCCGGGTCGACATGCTGGTGATCGGCGGCGGCATGGCCAACACGTTCCTGGCCGCAAAAGGCATCGACGTGGGCAAGTCGCTGTGCGAGCATGACCTTGCCGATACGGTGAATAAGATCATGGCGGCGGCCGAAAAATCCGGATGCGAGATCGTGCTGCCGGAAGATGCCGTGGTTGCCAGGGAATTCAAGGCCGGCGCCGCCAACGAAACGGTCGCGCTTGACGCCATTCCGGCAGACGCCATGATCCTCGACGTCGGCGCGGCCTCCATCGAAGCCGTCAAGGCGCGCATCGACACCGCCCGGACACTGGTCTGGAACGGGCCTCTCGGCGCCTTCGAAATCGAGCCTTTCGATCGGGCGACCGTTGCCGCGGCAAAGCATGCGGCGGAAAACACCAGGGCCGGCAAGCTGAATTCCGTTGCCGGCGGCGGCGATACGGTTGCAGCACTGAACCATGCCGGGGCCGCGGACGATTTCTCCTACGTCTCCACGGCAGGCGGAGCTTTCCTGGAATGGCTGGAAGGCAAGGACCTGCCGGGCGTGACTGCCCTCGGGGCCTGA
- a CDS encoding LysE family transporter, whose protein sequence is MLELLTVVSLTIVVAIVPGPDFAVVLRNALIGGRLAGIMTALGIALALGVHITYALAGIGLIVSQSILLFNALKLIGAAYLIFLGVTMYRTASREMPAGGAQSGMPPMRALRWGFLTNVTNPKATMFALSVFLQVTSPSTALWTQIGYGVIMASGVFLWFVLVTLFFTLPAVRQQFVRAKLWMERSFGVLLTLFGIGIAVTTNSTRP, encoded by the coding sequence GTGCTCGAACTTCTCACCGTCGTTTCCCTGACCATCGTCGTCGCCATCGTGCCGGGACCGGACTTCGCCGTCGTCCTGCGGAACGCCCTGATCGGCGGACGTCTCGCCGGCATCATGACCGCCCTCGGCATCGCGCTCGCCCTCGGTGTCCATATCACCTATGCACTGGCCGGCATCGGCCTGATCGTTTCCCAGTCGATCCTGCTCTTCAATGCACTCAAACTGATCGGCGCTGCCTATCTCATCTTCCTTGGCGTCACCATGTACCGGACCGCATCGAGGGAAATGCCCGCCGGCGGAGCTCAGTCCGGCATGCCGCCGATGAGAGCTCTGCGTTGGGGCTTCCTGACAAATGTGACCAACCCGAAGGCGACCATGTTCGCCCTGAGCGTCTTCCTGCAGGTCACCTCGCCGTCGACCGCGCTTTGGACGCAGATCGGCTATGGCGTCATCATGGCGAGCGGCGTATTCCTGTGGTTCGTCCTCGTGACGCTGTTCTTCACGCTCCCTGCCGTGCGGCAGCAGTTCGTGCGCGCCAAACTCTGGATGGAGCGCTCCTTCGGCGTCCTGCTGACCTTGTTCGGTATCGGTATCGCTGTCACAACCAACTCGACCCGTCCCTGA